Proteins from one Piscinibacter lacus genomic window:
- a CDS encoding fumarate hydratase codes for MPSPTIRHDDLVESVAAALQYISYYHPADYIEHLARAYQREASPAAKDAIAQILTNSKMCAEGRRPICQDTGIVNVFLKIGMDVRWEGFKGSIEDAVNEGVRRGYLNADNMLRASVLNDPIFERKNTKDNTPAVIHMSVVPGDTVDVTVAAKGGGSENKSKFIMMNPSDNLVDWVLKTVPTMGAGWCPPGMLGIGVGGTAEKAMLLAKEVLMEPIDMFDLLARGPQNKLEELRIELYEKVNALGIGAQGLGGLTTVLDVKIATYPTHAASKPVAMIPNCAATRHAHFVLDGSGPAYVEPPSLDLWPDVKWAPDYNKSKRVDLNTLSKEEVASWKPGDTLLLNGKMLTGRDAAHKRIADMLAKGEKLPVDFRNRVIYYVGPVDPVRDEVVGPAGPTTATRMDKFTEMMLAETGLIAMVGKAERGPVAIESIKKHGSAYLMAVGGSAYLVSKAIKAATVVGFADLGMEAIYEFDVVDMPVTVAVDAGGTSAHITGPKTWQEKIATGEFKGITVAAG; via the coding sequence ATGCCGAGCCCCACCATCCGCCACGACGACCTCGTCGAATCCGTCGCTGCCGCCCTGCAGTACATCAGCTACTACCACCCGGCGGACTACATTGAGCACCTGGCCCGCGCCTACCAGCGCGAAGCCTCGCCGGCGGCCAAGGACGCGATCGCCCAGATCCTGACCAACTCGAAGATGTGCGCCGAGGGCCGGCGCCCGATCTGCCAGGACACCGGCATCGTCAATGTCTTCCTGAAGATCGGCATGGACGTGCGCTGGGAGGGCTTCAAGGGCTCGATCGAGGACGCCGTCAACGAAGGCGTGCGCCGCGGCTACCTGAATGCCGACAACATGCTGCGCGCCTCGGTGCTCAACGATCCGATCTTCGAGCGCAAGAACACCAAGGACAACACGCCGGCCGTCATCCACATGAGCGTGGTGCCGGGCGACACGGTGGACGTGACCGTGGCCGCCAAGGGCGGCGGCAGCGAGAACAAGAGCAAGTTCATCATGATGAACCCCAGCGACAACCTGGTCGACTGGGTGCTCAAGACCGTGCCGACCATGGGCGCCGGCTGGTGCCCGCCGGGCATGCTGGGCATCGGCGTCGGCGGCACCGCCGAGAAGGCCATGCTGCTGGCCAAGGAGGTGCTGATGGAGCCGATCGACATGTTCGACCTGCTCGCCCGCGGCCCGCAGAACAAGCTGGAAGAACTGCGCATTGAGCTCTACGAGAAGGTCAATGCCCTGGGCATCGGCGCCCAGGGCCTGGGCGGCCTGACCACGGTGCTCGACGTCAAGATCGCCACCTACCCCACCCATGCGGCCAGCAAGCCGGTCGCGATGATTCCGAACTGCGCCGCCACCCGCCATGCGCACTTCGTGCTGGACGGCAGCGGCCCGGCCTATGTCGAGCCGCCGAGCCTGGACCTGTGGCCCGACGTGAAGTGGGCGCCCGACTACAACAAGAGCAAGCGCGTCGACCTGAACACCCTGAGCAAGGAGGAAGTCGCGAGCTGGAAGCCCGGCGACACCCTGCTGCTCAACGGCAAGATGCTCACCGGCCGCGATGCCGCGCACAAGCGCATCGCCGACATGCTGGCCAAGGGCGAGAAGCTGCCGGTGGACTTCCGCAACCGCGTCATCTACTACGTCGGCCCGGTCGATCCGGTGCGCGATGAGGTGGTCGGCCCGGCCGGCCCGACCACCGCCACCCGCATGGACAAGTTCACCGAGATGATGCTGGCCGAGACCGGCCTGATCGCCATGGTAGGCAAGGCCGAGCGCGGCCCGGTCGCGATCGAATCCATCAAGAAGCACGGCAGTGCCTACCTGATGGCCGTCGGCGGCAGCGCCTACCTGGTGAGCAAGGCGATCAAGGCGGCCACCGTGGTCGGCTTCGCCGACCTCGGCATGGAAGCCATCTACGAATTCGATGTGGTCGACATGCCGGTGACGGTGGCCGTGGACGCCGGCGGCACCAGCGCCCACATCACCGGCCCTAAGACCTGGCAGGAGAAGATTGCGACCG
- a CDS encoding monovalent cation/H+ antiporter subunit A: MSPLALIIVLPLVLGTTLCLGLGRSDHPARRAATAWAAALVTLAVLGLLAWLAPATFAGQTLLTQAEWMPAVGLNANFRLDGLAWMFAALISGIGLLIVLYAAFYLHGGPGGDPAGKFYSQLMLFMAAMLGIVLSDNLLMMVVFWELTSISSFLLVGYWGSHPTKGADARNGARMALTVTGGGGLALLAGVIVLGQIAGTHDLSVMLATPGLIETIQADARYPLVLGLVLLGCFTKSAQLPFHFWLPEAMAAPTPVSAYLHSATMVKAGLFLLLRLYPVLGGTALFEGIVAPVGLFTMVFAAFVAVFKHDLKGLLAYSTISHLGLITFLIGLDSPMAKVVAIFHILNHAAFKAALFMSAGIVDHETGTRDMRKLGGLMGFMPIVGTLATLAAAAMAGLPPFNGFISKEMMLEQALHGGPQLWGAWGGWMPVLATAGGLFSMAYSLRLVHDVFFNGPARDLPQPHPHEPPWGMKAPVLLLVLVCLAVGLLPMGVAGPLVQLAAAAALGAEAPTFSLALWHGFNLPLLMSAVAVGGGVLFYFGLMRGGRLHRHRPSARNGKAVFTGLVNRLFQLAGRFTAATENGSLQRYAALMLAAALAVAAWPLLQGPALGTGGRELLPATPLAGALWLALLATCIALLRSHHQRFQAVVLVGVVGLVTSMVFLGLSAPDLALTQLSVEVVSTVLLLMGLALLPARTPRESSTARRGRDALLALAGGAGMAWLAWLVMTRDHDSIAWYFLANSVPLGGGANAVNVILVDFRGYDTFGEITVLGIAGIGVLALLDGFRVRREGRDPAGRAWSFSEQPLMLQVAARLVLPLALVASLYIFWRGHGLPGGGFIAGLVTAVALVLQYMALGQAQADRLLHAAGGQRYTRWIGLGLGIAALTGAGAFVFGRPFMTSAAGHPVLPVLGELPLATAALFDLGVYITVVGATLLMLSVLGAASKEAPRPRAGAEPA, from the coding sequence ATGAGTCCCCTTGCCCTGATCATCGTGCTGCCCCTGGTGCTGGGCACCACCCTGTGTCTCGGGCTGGGCCGATCGGACCACCCGGCACGTCGTGCCGCCACCGCCTGGGCCGCGGCCCTGGTGACGCTGGCGGTGCTGGGCCTGCTGGCCTGGCTGGCCCCGGCCACCTTCGCCGGCCAGACCCTGCTGACCCAGGCCGAGTGGATGCCGGCCGTCGGCTTGAATGCGAACTTCCGCCTGGATGGCTTGGCCTGGATGTTCGCGGCCCTGATCAGCGGCATCGGCCTGCTCATCGTCCTGTATGCCGCCTTCTACCTGCACGGCGGGCCGGGCGGCGACCCGGCAGGCAAGTTCTACAGCCAGCTCATGCTCTTCATGGCGGCGATGCTGGGCATCGTGCTCAGCGACAACCTGCTGATGATGGTGGTGTTCTGGGAGCTGACCAGCATCAGCAGCTTCCTGCTGGTGGGCTACTGGGGCTCGCATCCCACCAAGGGTGCCGATGCCCGCAACGGCGCCCGCATGGCCCTGACGGTGACCGGCGGCGGCGGCCTGGCCCTGCTGGCCGGCGTGATCGTGCTGGGCCAGATCGCCGGCACCCACGACCTGAGCGTGATGCTCGCCACGCCCGGCCTGATCGAGACGATCCAGGCCGATGCCCGCTACCCCCTGGTGCTGGGCCTGGTGCTGTTGGGCTGCTTCACCAAGAGCGCGCAACTGCCCTTCCACTTCTGGCTGCCCGAGGCCATGGCCGCGCCCACGCCGGTCTCGGCCTACCTGCACAGCGCCACCATGGTGAAGGCGGGCCTCTTCCTGCTGCTGCGCCTGTATCCGGTGCTGGGTGGCACGGCGCTGTTCGAGGGCATCGTCGCGCCGGTGGGCCTGTTCACCATGGTGTTCGCCGCCTTCGTCGCCGTCTTCAAGCACGACCTCAAGGGCCTGCTGGCCTACAGCACCATCAGCCACCTGGGCCTGATCACCTTCCTGATCGGCCTGGACAGCCCCATGGCCAAGGTGGTGGCGATCTTCCACATCCTGAACCACGCGGCCTTCAAGGCGGCGCTGTTCATGAGCGCGGGCATCGTCGACCACGAGACCGGCACCCGCGACATGCGCAAGCTCGGCGGCCTGATGGGCTTCATGCCCATCGTCGGCACCCTGGCCACGCTGGCCGCCGCCGCCATGGCCGGCCTGCCGCCCTTCAACGGCTTCATCAGCAAGGAAATGATGCTGGAGCAGGCCCTGCACGGCGGCCCGCAGCTCTGGGGCGCCTGGGGCGGCTGGATGCCGGTGCTGGCGACGGCGGGCGGCCTTTTCTCGATGGCCTATTCCCTGCGGCTGGTGCACGACGTCTTCTTCAACGGCCCGGCGCGCGATCTGCCCCAGCCGCATCCGCATGAGCCGCCCTGGGGCATGAAGGCGCCGGTGCTGCTGCTGGTGCTGGTCTGCCTGGCCGTGGGCCTGCTGCCCATGGGCGTGGCCGGCCCGCTGGTGCAGCTTGCCGCCGCGGCAGCCCTGGGGGCCGAGGCGCCGACCTTCTCGCTGGCGCTGTGGCACGGCTTCAACCTGCCCCTGCTGATGAGCGCCGTGGCCGTGGGCGGGGGTGTGCTGTTCTATTTCGGCCTGATGCGCGGCGGCCGCCTGCACCGCCACCGGCCCTCGGCCCGCAATGGCAAGGCGGTCTTCACCGGGCTGGTGAATCGCCTCTTCCAGCTTGCCGGCCGCTTCACGGCCGCCACCGAGAACGGCTCGCTCCAGCGCTATGCCGCCCTCATGCTGGCCGCCGCCCTGGCGGTGGCCGCCTGGCCCCTGCTGCAAGGCCCGGCCCTGGGCACCGGCGGGCGCGAGCTGCTGCCCGCCACGCCCCTGGCCGGCGCACTGTGGCTGGCGCTGCTGGCCACCTGCATCGCCCTGCTGCGCAGCCACCACCAGCGCTTCCAGGCGGTGGTGCTGGTCGGGGTAGTGGGCCTGGTCACGTCCATGGTCTTCCTGGGCCTGTCGGCGCCCGATCTGGCGCTCACCCAGCTCAGCGTCGAGGTGGTCTCCACCGTGCTGCTGCTGATGGGCCTGGCCCTGCTGCCGGCCCGCACGCCGCGCGAAAGCTCCACGGCCCGCCGCGGTCGCGACGCCCTGCTGGCCCTGGCCGGCGGCGCCGGCATGGCCTGGCTGGCCTGGCTGGTGATGACGCGCGACCACGACAGCATCGCCTGGTACTTCCTCGCCAACAGCGTGCCTCTGGGGGGCGGCGCCAATGCGGTGAACGTGATCCTGGTGGACTTCCGCGGCTACGACACCTTCGGCGAGATCACCGTGCTGGGCATTGCCGGCATCGGCGTGCTGGCCCTGCTCGATGGCTTCCGCGTGCGGCGCGAGGGCCGCGACCCGGCCGGCCGCGCCTGGTCCTTCTCCGAGCAGCCGCTGATGCTGCAGGTGGCCGCCCGCCTGGTGCTGCCCCTGGCCCTGGTGGCCTCGCTCTACATCTTCTGGCGCGGCCATGGCCTGCCGGGCGGCGGCTTCATCGCCGGCCTCGTGACCGCCGTCGCCCTGGTGCTGCAGTACATGGCCCTGGGCCAGGCGCAGGCCGACCGCCTGCTGCATGCCGCAGGCGGCCAGCGCTACACCCGCTGGATCGGCCTGGGCCTGGGCATCGCGGCGCTCACCGGCGCCGGGGCGTTCGTCTTCGGCCGGCCCTTCATGACCAGCGCCGCCGGCCATCCCGTGCTGCCGGTGCTGGGCGAGTTGCCCCTGGCCACGGCCGCGCTGTTCGACCTGGGCGTCTACATCACGGTGGTGGGCGCGACGCTGTTGATGCTGTCGGTGCTCGGCGCCGCCAGCAAGGAAGCGCCGCGGCCCCGCGCCGGCGCGGAGCCCGCATGA
- a CDS encoding Na+/H+ antiporter subunit C: protein MEFLLASGIGIVTATGLYLLLRGRSFPVVLGLSLLGYAVNVFIFAMGRLWLGAAPIVDAGPDVADPLPQALVLTAIVIGFATTGFVIELALRSFHDGGSDHVDGHEPGHAPGHAPAAAAPEAPTPHEPQAGRTSA from the coding sequence ATGGAATTCCTGCTGGCCAGCGGCATCGGCATCGTGACCGCCACCGGCCTCTACCTGCTGCTGCGCGGCCGCAGCTTCCCGGTGGTGCTGGGCCTGAGCCTGCTGGGCTATGCGGTCAATGTCTTCATCTTCGCCATGGGCCGGCTGTGGCTGGGTGCTGCGCCCATCGTGGATGCCGGCCCCGACGTGGCCGACCCGCTGCCCCAGGCCCTGGTGCTGACGGCCATCGTGATCGGCTTCGCGACCACCGGCTTCGTCATCGAACTGGCCCTGCGCAGCTTCCATGACGGCGGCAGCGACCATGTCGACGGTCATGAGCCGGGCCATGCGCCGGGCCATGCACCGGCCGCCGCGGCGCCTGAGGCCCCGACGCCTCACGAGCCCCAAGCCGGGAGGACCTCGGCATGA
- a CDS encoding monovalent cation/H+ antiporter subunit D, translating to MHLPILPVLLPALTAVLLLLLGDEEARRPWARRIALASLLLGAVLAWRLLGLADSGTLTVYRLGEWPAPFGIVLVVDRLAALMLALTAAVALPVLLYASGGWDAHGRHFHALLQFQLMGLNGAFLTGDLFNLFVFFEVLLIASYVLMTHGLGRERLRVGTQYVVLNLTASALFLIGMALIYATTGTLNLADLALRVPQVPAPEAGLLQAGAMLLLVVFGFKAALVPLALWLPATYAAASAPVAALFAIMTKVGVYALWRVHGVVFGAEAGASAFAVQPLLLPLALLTSVAGVLGALAAHTLPRLIAWLTVASVGTIVAAIGLFGTAAWSAALYYLLNSTLVIAGLFLLAELVAAQRGRMADRLEPCSPVRQPALLGLLLLLAAASNAGLPPLPGFVGKLMLLQAASDHPWAVTVWAVVLGVGLLTLIGLARAGSILFWAVRPELPSAASGASPRLLAATIALLGMSVLLSVWAAPVQRYTEAAARQLADRSAYARAVLPELGGPAAESVRPYRLPQPQPLPLGPHVTRQP from the coding sequence ATGCATCTGCCCATCCTGCCCGTGCTGCTGCCGGCGCTGACGGCCGTGCTCCTGCTGCTGCTGGGCGACGAGGAGGCCCGCCGCCCCTGGGCGCGCCGCATCGCCCTGGCCTCGCTGCTGCTGGGCGCGGTGCTGGCCTGGCGCCTGCTGGGGCTGGCCGACAGCGGCACGCTCACCGTCTACCGCCTGGGCGAATGGCCGGCGCCCTTCGGCATCGTGCTGGTCGTGGACCGGCTGGCCGCCCTGATGCTGGCCCTGACCGCCGCCGTCGCCCTGCCGGTCCTGCTCTATGCCAGCGGCGGCTGGGATGCCCACGGCCGGCACTTCCATGCCCTGCTGCAATTCCAGTTGATGGGCCTGAACGGTGCCTTCCTGACCGGCGACCTGTTCAACCTCTTCGTCTTCTTCGAGGTGCTGCTGATCGCGAGCTATGTGCTCATGACCCACGGCCTGGGCCGCGAGCGCCTGCGGGTGGGCACGCAGTACGTGGTGCTGAACCTCACGGCCTCGGCGCTCTTCCTGATCGGCATGGCCTTGATCTATGCCACCACGGGCACGCTCAACCTGGCCGACCTGGCCCTGCGCGTGCCCCAGGTGCCGGCGCCCGAGGCCGGCCTCTTGCAGGCCGGGGCGATGCTGCTGCTGGTCGTCTTCGGCTTCAAGGCGGCCCTGGTGCCGCTGGCGCTGTGGCTGCCCGCCACCTATGCCGCGGCCAGCGCGCCGGTGGCGGCGCTGTTCGCGATCATGACCAAGGTCGGCGTCTACGCCCTGTGGCGCGTGCATGGCGTGGTCTTCGGCGCCGAGGCCGGCGCCAGCGCCTTCGCCGTCCAGCCCCTGCTGCTGCCCCTGGCCCTGCTGACCAGCGTAGCCGGCGTGCTCGGCGCCCTGGCGGCGCACACCCTGCCGCGGCTGATCGCCTGGCTGACGGTGGCCTCGGTCGGCACCATCGTCGCGGCCATCGGCCTGTTCGGCACGGCGGCCTGGTCGGCGGCCCTTTACTACCTGCTCAACTCCACCCTGGTGATCGCCGGCCTCTTCCTGCTGGCCGAGCTGGTCGCGGCCCAGCGCGGCCGCATGGCCGACCGGCTGGAGCCCTGCAGCCCCGTGCGCCAGCCGGCGCTGCTGGGCCTGCTGCTGCTGCTGGCGGCGGCATCCAATGCCGGGCTGCCGCCGCTGCCGGGCTTCGTCGGCAAGCTGATGCTGCTGCAAGCGGCCAGCGACCATCCCTGGGCCGTGACCGTCTGGGCCGTGGTGCTGGGGGTGGGCCTGCTCACCCTGATCGGCCTGGCGCGGGCCGGCAGCATCCTGTTCTGGGCCGTGCGCCCGGAGCTGCCCTCGGCCGCCTCGGGCGCCAGCCCGCGCCTGCTGGCGGCCACCATCGCCCTGCTCGGCATGAGCGTGCTGCTGAGCGTGTGGGCTGCGCCGGTGCAGCGCTACACCGAGGCCGCCGCCCGGCAACTGGCCGACCGCTCGGCCTATGCCCGGGCCGTGCTGCCCGAGCTGGGCGGGCCGGCCGCCGAGTCGGTGCGGCCCTACCGCCTGCCCCAGCCGCAGCCGCTGCCGCTCGGCCCCCATGTGACGAGGCAGCCATGA
- a CDS encoding Na+/H+ antiporter subunit E encodes MKPRGLLSHPLLSLQVAAAWLLLRQSLAPGNLITAALLGLLLPRLLHGFLPEPVRVRRWGTVLRLLGVVLWDIVKSNLIVARIVLSPGSRPQPAWVPVPLDLEHPLAITLFAGIITTTPGTVSCVVDARRRQILVHALDCTDAAAAAADMKARYEAPLKEIFG; translated from the coding sequence ATGAAGCCCCGCGGCCTTCTGAGCCACCCCCTCCTGTCCCTGCAAGTGGCGGCCGCCTGGCTGCTGCTTCGGCAGAGCCTGGCGCCGGGCAACCTGATCACCGCGGCGCTGCTCGGCCTGCTGCTGCCGCGCCTGCTGCATGGCTTCCTGCCCGAGCCGGTGCGGGTGCGGCGCTGGGGCACGGTGCTGCGCCTGCTGGGCGTGGTGCTGTGGGACATCGTGAAGTCCAACCTCATCGTGGCGCGCATCGTCCTGTCGCCCGGCAGCCGGCCGCAGCCGGCCTGGGTGCCGGTGCCGCTGGACCTGGAGCATCCCCTGGCCATCACCCTGTTCGCCGGCATCATCACGACCACGCCGGGCACCGTGAGCTGCGTGGTCGATGCGCGCCGCCGGCAGATTCTGGTCCATGCCCTGGACTGCACGGATGCGGCAGCGGCCGCCGCCGACATGAAGGCGCGCTACGAGGCGCCGTTGAAGGAGATCTTCGGATGA
- a CDS encoding K+/H+ antiporter subunit F — translation MILAWALDFALLAFSLAVLLCMLRLLRGPEIVDRVLALDTLYVNATALAVLLGLRLGTVLLFEAALIIAMLGFVGTVALGRYLARGDVIE, via the coding sequence ATGATCCTGGCCTGGGCCCTGGACTTCGCGCTGCTGGCCTTCAGCCTGGCGGTGCTGCTGTGCATGCTGCGCCTGCTGCGCGGCCCCGAGATCGTCGACCGCGTGCTGGCGCTGGACACGCTCTACGTCAATGCCACCGCCCTGGCCGTGCTGCTCGGCCTGCGCCTGGGTACGGTGCTGCTCTTCGAGGCGGCGCTCATCATCGCCATGCTGGGCTTCGTCGGCACGGTGGCGCTGGGCCGCTACCTGGCCCGCGGCGACGTCATCGAGTGA
- a CDS encoding Na+/H+ antiporter subunit G yields MDTLTALPLWIQGVAAALLVTGGFFAFVGALGLLRFPDFYMRLHAPTKASTLGLGGVLLASMLLAWARGQAGLHELLIAFFVFVTAPVSANLLAMAALHLRLPSKAPVPPDQPQP; encoded by the coding sequence ATGGACACGCTGACTGCCTTGCCCCTGTGGATCCAGGGGGTCGCCGCGGCCCTGCTGGTGACAGGCGGCTTCTTCGCCTTCGTGGGTGCCCTGGGCCTGCTGCGCTTTCCCGATTTCTACATGCGCCTGCATGCGCCCACCAAGGCCAGCACCCTGGGCCTGGGCGGGGTGCTGCTGGCCAGCATGCTGCTGGCCTGGGCGCGCGGGCAGGCCGGCCTGCACGAGTTGCTGATCGCCTTCTTCGTCTTCGTGACCGCGCCGGTGTCGGCCAATCTGCTTGCCATGGCGGCGCTGCATCTCAGGTTGCCGTCGAAGGCTCCGGTGCCGCCCGACCAGCCGCAGCCCTGA
- a CDS encoding calcium/sodium antiporter produces MTNLLLFAAGLAGLVFGAELLIRGASKLALSFGISPLVVGLTVVAFGTSAPEVAVSTGAVLNGQVDLALGNVVGSNIFNVLFILGLSAVITPLVVNVQLIRQEVPIMIGASLLLVVLCLDGQVSGSDAGLLFALVIAYTFFLVRQSRAESQAARDEYAAEIQPAQAGGWDSHWAAQLGLIVAGLGLLVAGSDALVTAAISFARALGISELVIGLTIVAAGTSMPEVAASVMAAIKGERDIAVGNVVGSCVFNILGCVGLAGLAAAFSGAGGGVLLVAPAVLNFDLWVMLVVALACLPVFLSGREIARWEGLVFLGYYVAYAAYLVLDAQGHDALPAYSQAMLSFVIPLTVVTLVASSLRRPKA; encoded by the coding sequence ATGACGAACCTGCTGCTGTTTGCCGCCGGCCTGGCCGGCCTGGTCTTCGGGGCCGAGCTGCTGATCCGTGGCGCCTCCAAGCTGGCCTTGAGCTTCGGCATCTCGCCGCTGGTGGTCGGCCTCACGGTGGTGGCCTTCGGCACCAGCGCGCCCGAGGTGGCGGTGTCCACCGGCGCAGTGCTCAACGGTCAGGTCGACCTGGCCCTGGGCAATGTGGTGGGCAGCAACATCTTCAACGTGCTCTTCATCCTGGGCCTGAGCGCGGTCATCACCCCGCTGGTGGTCAATGTGCAGCTCATCCGCCAGGAGGTGCCGATCATGATCGGCGCCAGCCTGCTGCTGGTGGTGCTGTGCCTGGACGGACAGGTCAGCGGCAGCGATGCCGGGCTGCTCTTCGCCCTCGTGATCGCCTACACCTTCTTCCTGGTGCGCCAGTCGCGCGCCGAATCGCAGGCGGCCCGCGACGAGTACGCTGCCGAGATCCAGCCCGCCCAGGCCGGCGGCTGGGACAGCCACTGGGCCGCCCAGCTCGGCCTGATCGTCGCCGGCCTGGGCCTGCTGGTGGCGGGCTCGGACGCGCTGGTGACGGCGGCCATCAGCTTCGCCCGCGCCCTGGGCATCAGCGAGCTGGTGATCGGCCTGACCATCGTCGCGGCCGGCACCTCCATGCCCGAGGTGGCCGCCTCGGTGATGGCCGCGATCAAGGGCGAACGCGACATCGCCGTGGGCAATGTGGTGGGAAGCTGCGTCTTCAACATCCTGGGCTGCGTGGGCCTGGCCGGCCTGGCGGCAGCCTTCAGCGGCGCCGGCGGCGGCGTGCTGCTGGTGGCGCCCGCGGTGCTGAACTTCGACCTGTGGGTGATGCTGGTCGTCGCCCTGGCCTGCCTGCCGGTCTTCCTGAGCGGGCGGGAGATCGCGCGCTGGGAAGGCCTGGTCTTCCTGGGCTATTACGTGGCCTATGCCGCCTACCTGGTGCTGGACGCCCAGGGGCATGACGCCCTGCCCGCCTACAGCCAGGCTATGCTGAGCTTCGTCATCCCCTTGACGGTGGTGACGCTGGTTGCGTCCTCGCTGCGCCGGCCCAAGGCCTAA
- a CDS encoding TIGR00645 family protein, with product MSQAPLSQAVKPSAKLPALPNLIFASRWLQLPLYIGLILAQAVYVVHFWVELVHLIEAALGNPDALGKLVSSIGYKTDAPVTALNETIIMLVVLALIDVVMISNLLIMVIVGGYETFVSRMNLEGHPDQPEWLSHVNASVLKVKLATAIIGISSIHLLKTFINAGNYTEKVLMWQTLIHVAFLFSALAIALADRLMQGSGNKPTADKT from the coding sequence ATGAGCCAAGCGCCCCTGTCCCAAGCTGTCAAGCCGAGCGCCAAGCTGCCGGCCCTTCCCAACCTGATCTTCGCCAGCCGCTGGCTGCAACTTCCCCTCTACATCGGACTGATCCTGGCGCAAGCCGTCTATGTCGTGCACTTCTGGGTGGAGCTTGTCCACCTGATCGAGGCCGCGCTGGGCAACCCCGACGCGCTCGGCAAGCTGGTCTCGAGCATCGGCTACAAGACCGATGCACCCGTGACCGCGCTGAACGAGACGATCATCATGCTCGTCGTGCTGGCACTGATCGACGTGGTGATGATCAGCAACCTGCTGATCATGGTGATCGTCGGCGGCTACGAGACTTTCGTCTCGCGCATGAACCTCGAAGGCCATCCCGACCAGCCCGAATGGCTGAGCCACGTCAATGCCTCGGTGCTCAAGGTCAAGCTGGCCACGGCCATCATCGGCATCAGCTCCATCCACCTGCTCAAGACCTTCATCAACGCCGGCAACTACACCGAGAAGGTCCTGATGTGGCAGACGCTGATCCACGTCGCCTTCCTGTTCTCGGCGCTGGCCATCGCGCTGGCGGACCGCTTGATGCAGGGCTCCGGCAACAAGCCCACCGCTGACAAGACATGA